atttgtcttattttgtttcatatttatggcgcatgtaagctgagtttatgttatgtattattgattatgtctgttatgttttagatttttataataaaaagatttacaggatataactcaggatcagtacaggataagtaatgtaatgtatgtacacagtgacctcaccagcagaatagtgagtacagctctggagtataatacaggatataactcaggatcagtacaggatatctAATGTAATGTTTCACATACAATTGATAATGTCTATAATGTTGACTGATACAAGTTGTTTTTTGCAAACCATTATAAAGATATAATTCTAATTTGCCTATTTCCCATAGAGAATGCCTGCCTGTATTGTTACGGGATGTACTCCACGGTgcagagaaggagaagaggaATTTGCTCTCCATTCATTTACAAAAGCAAAGGATCGCATAAAGTTATGGCTGCTAGCCACCGGGCAAGATTTTGGAAATATCGACAAATTAGTGGATACTATATTCGAATCAAAAACCAGTGCATATCGGCTCTGCTCCTTGCATTTTGCACCATCATGTTACATTCGGAATCCTAAAACTGGAAAGAGGAGGCTGTTACCAACAGCTGTACCAAGTATTTTTACAAGGCATGCTGCACCATCGAGCAAGAGGAAAAGATTAGATGGGGATGGTGCATCATCTAGTCAATTTAATGCTGGAGAAATGTGTCCAACCTGCAATCAAGTGGTACCACATATAAATCCAACCCAACCTGAACAAGCAGCCACTCGTTTCAGTACCACAGATTCAGCTACAAACTTTGACCGTTTCTGGGCAACATTTAATGAAGGCATTCAAGTAACTCCTAAAACAACATCAAGAAAAATTCAGTGTTCCCGACTAATGGACAGAAAAAAGGTTAATACAATCCAAAAGTAGGCCACAATTTGTTTTTGGACCAGTGACTTCTGTACCAGTCCGTGGACCCAAGATTTATACatctacaccacaaaaaatgataccaacaggaaaaggatctttggCCTGTTCTAGTAATGCTCCTGAAACGCATAAAGCAACAGATCCTCCGAATTTACAAACAACTTTACTGACAGAATTGACAATATCACCAATTCGGCCCATTCAATCTACTCAACCCatggtgagaaaaaaaaaattacattgcaACTAtaatagaagaaagaagaagaagaaccaATTTTTTCCTCTATCACAACGGTTGAAGATGAGGAAGACTCTACTTTTCATGTGTCCAGGGAAGAGAGTCCTTCAAGCAGTGATGAAGGGTACTCACTGTGTTCATCCGAAGATGATGGAGAAGAGGAGATGGTCAGTGACACAGAGACTGATCTAAATGTACAAAAACATCCATCTGAAGAAAGAAAATTTCTAGTATATGAAAGCTGCTTGGACAATCTAATTAAAATGCTTCCTTGTCCTGCCTATGCAAATTGTTCAGCAAGTATAGaaagaattataaaaaaacaaatggGTTCATATGTAACTGTATATgtggaatgcaaaaaaaaatcattataggCGACTATGGCAGAGCCAGCCGCGCCTGCAGAAAAAGCCTTTAGGTAACATCCAACTTGCTACAGCAATAATCACAAGGGGCAATACCTTTGCCAAAATAAaccagtttttttaaattttggattTGGCTGGTATTTCTGAGTCTACATATTATCGCATACAGAACCAATATATATTTCCTTCTATTAATAATGTTGGGATAAACCATCAACAAGAAGagttaataaaagtttccaaatgATCAATCTGTGTTGCAGGAGATGGCCAGTGTGACTCTCCTGGGCACAATGCGAAATATTGCATTTATACATTGATGGATGTAGAAACAAATAAAATGTTATCATTTGACACTCAACAAATTGGCTCCGGGGTGTCCTCTGTTGGACTAGAGAAAATTGCTTGTAGAAATGCTCTTGATTATTTATTATCAAATTATGTCAAAATATTCATGATTTGTACGGATCGTCATGTTGCTATCCGCAAAATGCTACGGGAGGAATACTCTGATATAAAACATGAATTTGATGTGTGGCACCTGGTGAAATCTATTGGGAAAACATTACTTGCAGCCAGTAAACGCAAACAATGTAATGATTTAACAGAGTGGATTTCCCCAATTAAAAATCATATTTGGTGGAGCGGAAATACATGCAAGAAATATCCAGACGAACTATTGGCACGGTTGAATTCGGTTCTGGACCATGTGagagacatccacacatgggaggATGACAATTCACAATACACCAGTTGTAAGCATGCTGTTCTGGATGAAGAGGTAGAGACCCCAAAAAAATGGCTGGACGAAGAAGGTGCAAGTTTTGAGGctctaaaaaaaatgataaaagacAATAGGCTACAAAAGGACCTACGCCAAATAAGCTATTTTTGTCATACTGGAGACTTGGAAGTATTCCACAGCGCACTGACTAAGTACAGACCAAAAAGGCTTCATTTCAGTGCGAATGGAATGATAGCAAGGACACAGCTTGCAGCTCTGGACCATAATTTTAATGTGAACAGATCACAAGCGGTGGTAAAGAAACAATGTGAAAGTAGTGGACCGGTTGGCACTCCGCGATACAACGTCGCTTACCAAAAGCTAGAAAGGAATGGTTCCTCCGTTCTATCTATGAGCCCACAAAACAGGATTTTATTTCCACAATAATGAAAAAAGTTTTTGATGCTGCAGCTGGGAACCTTCTGGGAACCTTCCATTAGAATAGACTGATAAAAGATCCTCCTTACCATCAATTATTGCATCAGTTGCTAAaccagaaaagaaagaaatcatTGCTAGGCACCGTTCTAGATTTTAGATACAGTTTggttttatatataaaatatcttTGACTTATTATTATCTTTGCTCCAGATATtatattgtttaatatattttgtaatgttgaaggtttatatttctagttgtaaaaaaaataaatacatttttttatgtttaaaactcAAAAGTgtgattttcttcttttttttttactagtagattaattattgtagtttttcaacaggtgGATTCACCCTTGGAAACACTAATGTGTGTATACTAGCGttccacaaacagggtgcctacagctgttgaaacaCTACTATTGGGCATGCTTGGGGttttaggtttgcaacagctagagacacacttggaaacactggtttataatatatttttacacattcaattccctggtacaggtaaagagtacacaacatgttatacctccctgtactgtagggggcgctaccagacaccagtcagtgcatacacttcagtaatacaggtaaagagtacacaacatgttatacctccctgtactgtagggggcgctaccagacaccagtcagtgcatacacttcagtaatacaggtaaagagtacagaacatgtaatacctccctgtactgtagggggcgctaccagacaacagtcagtgcatacacttcagtaatacaggtaaagagtatagaacatgtaatacctccctgtaatatagggggcgctaccagacaacagtcagtgcatacacttcagtaatacaggtagagtacagaatatgtaatacctccctgtactgtagggggcgctaccagacaacagtcagtgcatacacttcagtaatacaagtagagtacagaacatgtaatacctccctgtactgtagggggcgctaccagaaaccagtcagtgcatgcacttcagtaatacaagtagagtacagaacatgtaataccactctgtactgtagggggtgataCCAGAcaacagtcactgcatacacctcagttagggctcgttcacatagtGCAGCCGTCCGGCACTGTTTCCCTCCGTTGTGCACCGGAAGGAAACTGCTGCTAGAActcatcccattcatttgaatgggacagttcacaatcatctagCGTCTATAATtttacgccggatggttggacacgctggaGGGGAcctgacaggggaacgcagcttgctgggttcccctgtccgttgcccatAAACAATGGACGCCAGATGCCTTACAACTGATGGCAAGATTTTGGCTGAATTCACATATTCCGGATGCCGAACATATTTGAACACAgcctaatacaggtgttttaaaggggttgtgcgctgccctgcctttcggagctccgctcacagcgtccggaagttcattactctgaacgctgtgtgcgggcttccgtgttcgcggccgccgggcgtgacgtctcgcccgccccctcaatgaaagtctatgggaagggggcgcgaccgctgtcatgcccccttcccatagactttggtagagggggcgggctagacttcacgaggggccgggtgtgacgtcacgcccggcggccgcgaacacggaagtccGCACACAGCATTTGTAGtattgaacttccggacgctgtgagtggagctccgaaaggcaggacagcggacaacccctttaactgtgaaaTGCCCATTATATTTGGTCGGTTCTTCAAGACATTGACAAgtgttacagatctggactgtccatagaattttttcacaaccagtgtgcctcaagctgtttaaaaactacaactcccagcagtccgggatagccaaaggctgcacagacatgctggttgttgtagttttgcaacagatggaggcatgcTCGTTTTGAAAAACTGGTCCTTAGTATTTTattttgagtctggtttcaagttacaatggtccagaaaacatTGTTggatgaaactattgtatgttgagtacatTGTAAGTTGAGTGATCACTGGATTCATTCAGTGGGTGGTACTACATACTTCGTACCAGCTAAATATACAAGATGCTGGTACGATGTATGTAATGAATCCAGTATTTCCTGcactaaaataattaaaataatttgaAACAATACATCAGTGAAGATAAATAACCATAAATAACTTTcatttatataataaatatagtaaCATAAATAACATTGAAAAGAATTAAATaacaatgtaaacaaaataacTTAGAACATTTATTATTAGTAAATAAATATTGTGTCTAACAACGAAAATTTGAATCAGACGTCGGACGCCATGTCACAGGCTGCATATTCCCCCGCATATCGAAAACCTATATAAAATCCGTCCGGGTCAGGAAACTCTTTTCTGATGTATTTTACCACACAAGACGGTATTGGGTTTTCTTCTCCGTGGTCCAAGAACATGCAAAACATGAGAAGGAACGGTATGCCGCTTTTCTTATGacccttaaaaattttttttttttaaacttacaagAAATAAAGATTAGTTACAATACAGTTATATACATAGTTTACtacattttttaatcaaaacaaagcttcaataatacatagatagataattagaaataataaacatagcccaaaaaaaaatatttcttttacCAGTTGCGATTTGCTAACATTTCTTTCCTTGTAA
The Hyla sarda isolate aHylSar1 chromosome 1 unlocalized genomic scaffold, aHylSar1.hap1 SUPER_1_unloc_4, whole genome shotgun sequence DNA segment above includes these coding regions:
- the LOC130298188 gene encoding uncharacterized protein LOC130298188, producing the protein MDVETNKMLSFDTQQIGSGVSSVGLEKIACRNALDYLLSNYVKIFMICTDRHVAIRKMLREEYSDIKHEFDVWHLVKSIGKTLLAASKRKQCNDLTEWISPIKNHIWWSGNTCKKYPDELLARLNSVLDHVRDIHTWEDDNSQYTSCKHAVLDEEVETPKKWLDEEGASFEALKKMIKDNRLQKDLRQISYFCHTGDLEVFHSALTKYRPKRLHFSANGMIARTQLAALDHNFNVNRSQAVVKKQCESSGPVGTPRYNVAYQKLERNGSSVLSMSPQNRILFPQ